CGCGCACTGGGCGGCCGAGGTGTGCGCGCGGCGCGGCTGGCGGTTCCGCCTCTACGGCAAGGGTTGGGACAAGCACCCCACGCTCACCGAGTTCGCTCGGGGCGAACTCGAGCACGGCGACGCACTGCGGGCGTCGTACCGGGCCGCCGTCGCCCACCTGCACGTCTCGCCTGGCGCCATCGTGCATCAACGCGTCATGGAGTGCGCGCTCTCGGGCGGCGTCGCGCTCTGCCGCATGACCGCAGACGCCGTCGCCCCCCTGCGGGCGCGGGCAAGGGCGGAACTGGTCGAGCGCGGCGTGAAGCCGGTCGCCCAACGCGACGACGCGGTGGGCTTCGCTTGGACGGACAGCCCCGCCGCGCTGGCGGCGTGTGCGCTCATGCAGCGCATCGGGATGGAGCCGGGGCCGTGCTTCTGGATCGGACGGGGCGCCCTCGAACGCACCCGGCGCGGCCAAGCCCGCGAGGTCGAACGCGAGTCGGACCCGGCCTGGCTCCTGGGCGACCCCGCTGCCCTCGGCTTCGCGTCGCCGGACGAACTCGAACGGCGCATCGAGGCGTTCATCGAGCGGCCCGACCTGCGCGCGGCGTGGTCCGCGCTCGTGGCGGGGCGCGTGCGGGCACGCTGCACGCAGACCACCTTCGCCCGCCGGATGCTGCGAATGGTCGCGGACTCGCTCGGCGCGGAGAACGAGCGCGATCTCCTCCGAGTCGGGGAGCGCGCGGCATGAGCCGGCCGCACGTCGCCGTCGGGCTGCATCGGGCCCACCGCGTGAGCGGAGTCACGGTGTCGGGCTCACGGCTGGCGCGCCTGCCGTCCTGCCCCGTCACCCCGATGATCGTCGGCGCGGGCGTGACGATCGACGACGCGAACGCGACGCCGCTGGCGGGCGCGCCGGGCCTCTCGCTCTGCGCGTGGTCCGAAGGCGCGGACCCCGCGGCGCAGGTGAGCGCACTGCGGAGCGCGCTCCTCCACGCGGGCGCTCGCGTCGTCCTGCCGAACGACCTTGTGCAGGGATTTGTGGCGTGCTCGCTCCTGAGGCATCGAGGCGTGCGCTGCGCGGCGTGGTGCCACGGCAACGACCTGCTCGCACGCGACCTCTACGAGCGATGCCTGCCCTTGGCCGACGCTTGGCGAGCCGTCAGCGGATCGGTCGCACGCACGATCACGGCCAAGGAGGGGGGCACCCTCCCGTGCCCGATCGACGTGCCTCCCGCACCCACGCCCCCGAACGCCCCCGGGCCGCTGCGGCTGCTCTTCGCGGGGTGGCTCGACGGGATGAACAAGCGCGTGCTCGACCTCGGCACGCTCGCGGAGCGCCTGCACGACCGGGGGGTGGCGTTCGTGCTGACGGTCGTGGGCGACGGGCCTTCACGCGCCGGGCTTGAGCACGCCCTGCGGATGCACATCGCGGCGGGGCGGGCGCGGCTCCTCGGCCCGCTGCACCTCGACCGCATGGCGGACCTGCACCGGGCGCACGATGCGCTCGTCCTGGTCAGCCGCGCTGAGGGGTGGCCGCTCGTGGTCATGGAGGCGATGGCCGCCGCCCGTGCCGTGGCCATCACCACGGGGTGCGGCGGCGCCGCGGAACTGCTGCGCGACGGCGTCGAGGGTGTCATCGTCCCGATCGGCGCAATGGACGAGATGGCCGGAAAACTGGCCGCCCTCGCGCAAGATCGCAACATGCTGGTCCGCATGGGCGAGGCCGCGCACGCCGCCGCCCGCCGTTCGCTCGATACCCGCGTGCTCGAACCGCGGCTCGCGGCGTTCTTCGACGAGGCTGCGCGAACGCCAGAGCGCTCCGACGATCGCTCGCCCGATGCGATCGCCGCACGGTGGGGTCGCATGCTCGGCGCGCTCGAACTGCTCGGAGAGTGTTCACCCCGCTCCCTCCGCGCGCTCGCAAGGTCGTGGCTCGATGATGTGGGACTCCCGCCGCGGCGCGAAACCAGGGACGGCATCGAACTCGAACCCGGCGTGACGCTCTCGCTCCGCCTGCCGGACCAGCCGACGACCGCCGACCGCCTGCTGCTGGACGCCGTCGAGCGCCTCACTCACCGCGGTGCGGCACGGATCGCGCTCTACGGCGCGGGCCGCCACACGCGTCGCGTGCGACGGGCCGTGGAACGCTCGCCCTCCATCGTGGCGATCATCGACGACCGCGCAGGGGAGGCGAGCGGCCCGCCTCCGACGCTCTTCGGCAGGCCGGTGGTCACACCGTGCGAAGCCTCACGCCTCGGCGTCCAAGCGGTGGTGATTTCAAGCGACGAGCACGAACCGCTGCTGCTCCGCCGCGCGGGCGAGTGGGCGGGCGAGCGACCGGTCGTCCCGCTCTACGCCTTGGCCGGGTAAAGCACGCTGATCGAGTCAGGCAGCGTGCGGCACCGGCGTGTGCGATGCACGGTGCGGCTCCCCCTCGTTCTCGCCGTACAGCCTCCAGACGACGACGCCGCGTTGCCGGTGCGGCAGCGAGACGCGCCACACCACCTCCTCCGCGCTGTCGGTGGAGATCAGGACGTGCTCACCCGGTCGGAGCGCGGCGGGGGGGGCGACGGTGAGGCCGTGGCGGGCATGCCCCGCGAGACGGTCGTCCACCAGGCCCGCGATCTCGACGCCCAAGTCGTGGGCGTGCGCCAGCAGCCACGCCGTGTGCGCACCCGCCCCCCAGAGTCGGACCCGGCGAACGCTCGCGGCACGCAGCATCGCGCCGACCTCGCGCACCCGGCTCCGCCGGCACGCATCCATGGCGGCACGCTCGACGGGCGGGAATCGCCACCCCAGCCAGAGCCAGGCGAGCAGGGCCTCGCGCGTCGGGACGCGGGCGCGCAGATGGGCGGCGAGAGCCTCGGCCGAACGCGCCGGGCCGTCGTTGCACGCCATCGCCTCGGCGAGCGCGCCGGCGACGAACCCCGGATCCCCCGCCGGCAGCACGCTCCACCACGCGGCCAGCAGCTCCGCCGCAGCGCGGGCCTGTTCCACGGACGACGCGAACGCCGACGTGCCTGCTCGCTGGCGGTGGGTGTAGAGCGTCTCGGGTACCGCCGCTATCGGCGCTATCGCGACGAGGCGAAGCCAAAGGTCGTAGTCCTGGGCACGCGAGCGACGCGGGTCATACCCGCCCGCTGCCATCACCGCCGAGCGACGCATCACCATCGACCCGTGCGCCAGCGGGTTCTCCAGCAGCAGCCGCCATCGCATCTCCTGAGCATCGGTCGGGGGATGGACGGTCGCTGTGATGCGCCCCTCGGCGTCGATGATATCCCACGCGCACCCGACCGCAGCCAGCCCCGGCTCCGCCTCCAGACGCGCGACCTGCACCGCCAGGCGGTTTGGCGGGCAGGCGTCATCACCGTCCATGCGCGCGATCAGGTCGTGGCGGGCGTGCAGCAGGCCGGCATTCAGCGCGGCCGAGAGGTTTGCGATCGGCCCGACGCGAATCACTCTTGCGCGAGGCTCCGATGCCGCAAGCCCGAACGCAAGCCGTTCTGTCGCCGCGTCGGAGCCGTTGAGCAGGACGAGGATGTCCAGGTCCGCGACGGTCTGGCGGGCGATGCTGGCGAACGCCTCGGAGAGCCGGGCGGAGTCGGTGGCGACCGGAAGCAGCACGCTGACGGGCGGCATGGGGGTGTCATCGGATGTCGCCCCGCCACGGGGCGAGAAAGGCAATCCCGCGAGAGGCGGGGGGCCGATCGGCCGATAAAGCGTGTCGGACGGGCATGGCTGCGCGCCGACCCGCCGGAGGACGCCGTGCAGAGCAGAGTCGCCGACGCCATGGTCTTTGTGCTCAGCGAGGGAACGCCTCTCTCCGCCTGGCGCGACCTCGGGTTGCTCGAACGCGAGTGGTCCCTCGTCGAGCGGCT
This genomic stretch from Synechococcales cyanobacterium CNB harbors:
- a CDS encoding glycosyltransferase family 4 protein, yielding MSRPHVAVGLHRAHRVSGVTVSGSRLARLPSCPVTPMIVGAGVTIDDANATPLAGAPGLSLCAWSEGADPAAQVSALRSALLHAGARVVLPNDLVQGFVACSLLRHRGVRCAAWCHGNDLLARDLYERCLPLADAWRAVSGSVARTITAKEGGTLPCPIDVPPAPTPPNAPGPLRLLFAGWLDGMNKRVLDLGTLAERLHDRGVAFVLTVVGDGPSRAGLEHALRMHIAAGRARLLGPLHLDRMADLHRAHDALVLVSRAEGWPLVVMEAMAAARAVAITTGCGGAAELLRDGVEGVIVPIGAMDEMAGKLAALAQDRNMLVRMGEAAHAAARRSLDTRVLEPRLAAFFDEAARTPERSDDRSPDAIAARWGRMLGALELLGECSPRSLRALARSWLDDVGLPPRRETRDGIELEPGVTLSLRLPDQPTTADRLLLDAVERLTHRGAARIALYGAGRHTRRVRRAVERSPSIVAIIDDRAGEASGPPPTLFGRPVVTPCEASRLGVQAVVISSDEHEPLLLRRAGEWAGERPVVPLYALAG
- a CDS encoding glycosyltransferase, which translates into the protein MPPVSVLLPVATDSARLSEAFASIARQTVADLDILVLLNGSDAATERLAFGLAASEPRARVIRVGPIANLSAALNAGLLHARHDLIARMDGDDACPPNRLAVQVARLEAEPGLAAVGCAWDIIDAEGRITATVHPPTDAQEMRWRLLLENPLAHGSMVMRRSAVMAAGGYDPRRSRAQDYDLWLRLVAIAPIAAVPETLYTHRQRAGTSAFASSVEQARAAAELLAAWWSVLPAGDPGFVAGALAEAMACNDGPARSAEALAAHLRARVPTREALLAWLWLGWRFPPVERAAMDACRRSRVREVGAMLRAASVRRVRLWGAGAHTAWLLAHAHDLGVEIAGLVDDRLAGHARHGLTVAPPAALRPGEHVLISTDSAEEVVWRVSLPHRQRGVVVWRLYGENEGEPHRASHTPVPHAA